One window from the genome of Leucobacter aridicollis encodes:
- a CDS encoding MFS transporter: MHDSKSSPTLLERTGVVYFPLALVARLPFAMMVVGVLTLVVSARGSLQLGGLSSAIVGIGSAIVGPFIGAAADRYGQRIALLLAAATHSAALVGLAFIAYSDSPDWAMLAVAFAVGATSPQTSPMSRSRLVLIIQNFLPTERRPKIMSQVLAYESAADEVVFVFGPVIVGLLATFFGPRTPILAAAALTLLFIIAFALHHTSAPAKSAAERAETLAPASELARPSLLVVVAGITGVGLVFGSTLTALTAFMQAQGQPEAAGLFYGIMGIGSALLAISVSLFSPKFTLRYRWLVFALFVLAGEALLATASSATQIAVGLAITGIGIGPLLVTLYSLGTARSPEGRSATVMTMLGSGVILGQSLSSAVGGAVAENVGVPAALALPFYAAVFITVAGALNWVLTPSGSGRDL; this comes from the coding sequence ATGCACGATTCGAAATCATCACCCACGCTGCTCGAGCGCACAGGCGTCGTCTACTTCCCCCTCGCGCTCGTCGCTCGTCTTCCCTTCGCGATGATGGTCGTCGGCGTGCTCACGCTCGTCGTGTCAGCGCGCGGGTCACTGCAGCTCGGCGGCCTCTCATCTGCCATCGTTGGCATCGGCTCGGCGATCGTCGGTCCCTTCATCGGAGCGGCAGCGGACAGGTACGGCCAGCGAATCGCGCTCCTCCTCGCCGCTGCGACTCACAGCGCCGCGCTCGTCGGGCTCGCCTTTATCGCGTACTCGGATTCCCCGGACTGGGCGATGCTCGCCGTCGCGTTTGCGGTCGGCGCGACGAGCCCCCAAACATCGCCGATGTCTCGCTCTCGGCTCGTGCTCATCATCCAGAACTTCCTGCCGACAGAACGTCGACCGAAGATCATGTCGCAGGTACTCGCGTACGAGTCGGCTGCAGACGAGGTCGTGTTCGTCTTCGGGCCTGTCATCGTCGGCCTGCTAGCGACGTTCTTTGGGCCGCGCACCCCGATCCTCGCCGCTGCGGCGCTGACGCTGCTCTTCATCATCGCGTTCGCGCTGCACCACACGAGCGCCCCGGCCAAGTCGGCGGCCGAGCGCGCAGAGACGCTCGCTCCCGCGTCGGAGCTCGCTCGGCCGTCACTGCTCGTCGTCGTCGCGGGCATTACTGGCGTCGGCCTGGTGTTCGGCAGCACTCTCACGGCTCTCACCGCGTTCATGCAGGCGCAGGGCCAGCCCGAGGCCGCCGGCCTGTTCTACGGAATCATGGGCATCGGTTCTGCGCTCCTCGCGATCTCGGTCTCACTCTTCTCCCCGAAATTCACGCTGCGCTACCGCTGGCTCGTGTTCGCACTGTTCGTGCTCGCCGGTGAGGCGCTGCTCGCGACAGCTTCGTCTGCGACGCAGATCGCTGTTGGTCTTGCAATCACGGGCATCGGGATCGGCCCGCTCCTCGTCACCCTGTACAGCCTCGGAACGGCGAGAAGCCCAGAGGGCAGAAGCGCCACCGTCATGACGATGCTCGGGTCAGGGGTGATCCTCGGCCAGTCGCTCTCCTCCGCAGTGGGTGGCGCCGTCGCAGAGAATGTCGGCGTGCCTGCCGCACTCGCGCTCCCCTTCTATGCCGCTGTGTTCATTACCGTCGCGGGCGCGCTGAACTGGGTACTCACGCCGTCAGGCAGCGGCCGCGACCTGTAA
- the rsmI gene encoding 16S rRNA (cytidine(1402)-2'-O)-methyltransferase — translation MILLAATPIGNLGDASVRLRETLAQATVIAAEDTRHTAQLLRLLEIDARPELVALHDHNEHDRAATLVERAKHEDIVLVSDAGMPTVSDPGFRVVQLAAEAGVQVSAIPGPSAVITALAVSGLPTDRFAFEGFLPRKAGERGRLLRDLAGERRTLVFFESPSRLATSLADLADAFGADRPAAVCRELTKMYEEVKRGGLAELTQWAQAGVRGEIVVVVGGATAAATSPEDALAEVLERVAAGDRLKDVTREVAEASGLSSKELYAAALAAKRG, via the coding sequence ATGATCCTTCTCGCGGCGACCCCGATCGGCAATCTTGGAGACGCGTCGGTGCGACTGCGTGAGACGCTCGCACAGGCGACGGTGATCGCGGCCGAAGACACCAGGCATACAGCACAGTTGCTGCGGTTGCTCGAGATTGATGCCCGGCCAGAGCTTGTCGCGCTGCACGACCACAACGAGCACGACAGGGCGGCGACGCTCGTGGAACGGGCGAAGCACGAGGACATCGTGCTCGTCAGCGATGCGGGCATGCCGACAGTGTCTGACCCCGGCTTCCGTGTTGTTCAGCTTGCGGCCGAGGCGGGTGTGCAGGTGAGCGCGATCCCCGGACCGTCTGCGGTGATCACGGCGCTCGCCGTCTCGGGCCTCCCAACAGACAGGTTCGCGTTTGAGGGCTTCTTACCGCGCAAGGCTGGCGAGCGCGGGCGGCTGCTTCGAGACCTCGCGGGTGAACGACGCACGCTCGTGTTCTTCGAATCGCCCTCCCGCCTGGCGACGTCACTCGCCGACCTTGCAGACGCGTTCGGAGCGGATCGCCCTGCCGCGGTGTGCCGCGAACTCACCAAGATGTACGAGGAAGTGAAGCGTGGTGGGCTCGCTGAACTCACCCAGTGGGCGCAGGCGGGTGTGCGTGGGGAGATCGTTGTCGTTGTCGGCGGAGCGACCGCTGCAGCAACCTCGCCAGAGGATGCGCTCGCCGAGGTGCTTGAGCGCGTCGCCGCGGGGGACCGGCTGAAAGACGTTACGCGGGAGGTCGCCGAGGCCTCGGGGCTTTCGAGCAAGGAGCTCTACGCAGCTGCGCTCGCCGCCAAGCGCGGCTAG
- a CDS encoding FKBP-type peptidyl-prolyl cis-trans isomerase, with product MKLSRLFIPTAIVGALLLSGCTTGSDTVIAKDASGESCAPAGAASKSVKVTGDVGGEIKLTSKTPIEAGDKIERTVLKNGESKPFAEGQVATGNYTIFNGKTGEVINVAPDMKFPNDADQFADAQWAYEAVRCGSVGQRTVIVSSVADALGDVDPAERGFTGLEKTDAFVFVFDFTEAAEVCDDPKPRDEKYPEVDLGDGKSEPTITIPTCMEAPAELELKVLEEGDGPVVADNEKIMTNYVGVDWNGAERFDGNWSETGIEFSTAEGALVEGFRQAMIGQKVGSTILVTMPSEMGYNDGMTRTFVLQLVSKVE from the coding sequence GTGAAACTCTCCCGCCTTTTTATTCCGACAGCCATTGTCGGCGCGCTGCTGCTTTCGGGCTGTACGACAGGTAGCGACACTGTCATCGCCAAGGACGCGAGCGGCGAGTCCTGCGCGCCAGCCGGTGCAGCGAGCAAGTCTGTCAAGGTGACTGGCGACGTCGGTGGTGAAATCAAACTCACCTCGAAGACCCCGATCGAGGCCGGCGACAAGATCGAGCGCACCGTGCTCAAGAACGGTGAGTCGAAGCCGTTTGCGGAGGGCCAGGTTGCGACGGGCAACTACACGATCTTCAACGGCAAGACCGGTGAAGTCATCAACGTCGCTCCCGACATGAAGTTCCCGAACGATGCCGACCAGTTCGCTGACGCGCAGTGGGCATACGAAGCCGTGCGTTGCGGTTCCGTCGGACAGCGCACAGTCATCGTGTCCTCGGTTGCTGACGCGCTCGGCGATGTGGATCCCGCAGAGCGGGGCTTCACCGGTCTGGAGAAGACCGACGCTTTCGTGTTCGTGTTCGACTTCACCGAGGCCGCAGAGGTCTGTGACGACCCGAAGCCGCGCGATGAGAAGTATCCCGAGGTCGACCTGGGCGACGGCAAGTCAGAGCCGACAATCACGATCCCGACGTGTATGGAAGCGCCCGCTGAACTTGAGCTGAAGGTGCTTGAGGAGGGCGACGGACCTGTCGTCGCTGACAACGAGAAGATCATGACGAACTACGTCGGCGTTGACTGGAACGGCGCTGAGCGTTTCGACGGGAACTGGAGTGAGACGGGCATTGAGTTCTCGACTGCGGAGGGCGCGCTCGTTGAGGGCTTCCGCCAGGCGATGATCGGCCAGAAGGTCGGATCCACTATCCTCGTCACGATGCCCTCCGAGATGGGGTACAACGACGGCATGACCCGCACCTTCGTGCTGCAGCTCGTTTCGAAGGTCGAGTAA
- the dxr gene encoding 1-deoxy-D-xylulose-5-phosphate reductoisomerase, with the protein MRRVVILGSTGSIGEQALDVIRRHPDRFEVVALGTGRNAERLAAQAAEFGVEHTGLGVDAAVQLARDVDADVVLNGITGSVGLAPTLAAIEAGRTLALANKESLIVGGDLVKRLAKPGQIVPVDSEHSAIAQALRSGTHDEVRRLVLTASGGPFRGRTRDELHDVTPQQALAHPTWDMGRVITTNSATLVNKGLEVIEAHLLFDVPYEHIDIVVHPQSIVHSMVEFIDGSTIAQASPPDMRLPIALGLAWPERLSNIGVPLDWTKAATWEFEPVDNGAFPALNLAKQVGSAKGTFPAVFNAANEEAVDAFHDGKITFTGIVDAVREVVDRHDAPGELTLETLAEAERWARAEAHRVFAA; encoded by the coding sequence ATGAGGCGCGTTGTGATTTTGGGGTCCACTGGTTCGATTGGCGAGCAAGCACTCGACGTGATCAGGCGCCACCCAGACAGGTTTGAGGTTGTCGCTCTTGGTACTGGGCGCAACGCCGAGCGGCTCGCCGCGCAGGCGGCAGAGTTCGGTGTCGAGCACACGGGGCTTGGCGTCGACGCTGCAGTACAGCTTGCGCGTGACGTCGACGCCGATGTCGTGCTGAACGGCATCACCGGCTCGGTGGGTCTCGCCCCGACACTTGCGGCGATTGAGGCTGGGCGCACGCTCGCCCTCGCTAACAAGGAGTCCCTCATTGTCGGCGGCGATCTCGTGAAGCGGCTCGCCAAGCCTGGCCAGATCGTGCCCGTGGACTCCGAGCATTCTGCGATTGCGCAGGCCCTCCGCTCAGGCACCCATGACGAGGTGCGTAGGCTCGTGCTCACCGCCTCAGGCGGGCCGTTCCGCGGGCGCACCCGTGACGAGCTGCACGACGTCACGCCGCAGCAGGCGCTCGCACACCCGACGTGGGATATGGGCAGGGTCATTACGACGAACTCGGCGACGCTCGTGAACAAGGGTCTCGAGGTCATCGAGGCCCACCTGCTGTTCGACGTACCCTACGAGCACATCGACATCGTCGTGCACCCGCAGTCGATCGTGCACTCGATGGTTGAGTTCATTGACGGGTCGACGATTGCGCAGGCGTCGCCGCCCGACATGCGCCTGCCGATCGCTCTCGGTCTCGCGTGGCCAGAGCGGCTGTCAAACATCGGGGTTCCCCTCGACTGGACGAAGGCGGCGACCTGGGAGTTCGAGCCCGTCGACAACGGGGCGTTCCCGGCGCTGAACCTCGCGAAGCAGGTCGGCTCGGCGAAGGGCACCTTCCCCGCCGTGTTCAACGCGGCCAACGAGGAGGCGGTCGACGCGTTCCACGACGGCAAGATCACGTTCACTGGAATCGTTGACGCCGTGCGCGAGGTCGTCGATCGGCACGATGCGCCGGGCGAATTGACGCTCGAGACTCTTGCTGAGGCCGAGCGCTGGGCGCGGGCGGAGGCCCACAGGGTGTTCGCGGCGTAG
- the gcvP gene encoding aminomethyl-transferring glycine dehydrogenase, producing the protein MTSPALSVPFANRHIGVASDADQRVMLDALGFTSRAALVDAAVPAAIRSARPLELPDALSEEEILAELRGLASQNVVKTQLIGQGFYGTHTPPVIRRNVLESPSWYTAYTPYQPEISQGRLEALLNFQTMVSDLTGLPVANASMLDEASSAAEAVLLMRRANKAKADAKTVVDQNLFPQTIAVIQGRAEALGFEVEVADLSQGLPDGEISGIVLQQPGNDGAVVDHAAVIKEAKDRGAMVTVAADLLALTLITSPGEQGADIAVGNTQRFGVPLFFGGPHAAFLAVREGLERSLPGRLVGVSKDQEGRTAYRLALQTREQHIRREKATSNICTAQALLAITASMYAVYHGPDGLKRIAERTHAHARTLAAALTGVGVELTRDSFFDTLWARVPGVASKIVAVAADAGLNLRLVDEDTVGISLDETTTAHTVAAVAEVFGATAPEAVAAGEYAFAAELTRTSEYLTHPIFHEVRSETQMLRYLRRLADRDLALDRTMIPLGSCTMKLNSTAEMESISWPEFAGIHPYVPADQSVGWRELIGRLESWLLEITGYAGISLQPNAGSQGEYAGLLAIRSYHLANGDDGRDICLIPESAHGTNAASAVLAGMRVVIVKNTPTGAIDLDDLDAKIEQHAAALSAIMITYPSTYGVYDADVRDVCDRVHAAGGQVYIDGANMNALVGLGKPGEFGGDVSHLNLHKTFAIPHGGGGPGVGPVAVAEHLKPFLPGNPARGAGSAGIQTTDGIPVAATLFGSAGVLPISFAYVAMMGSEGLTRATETALLSANYIAARLREHFPVLFTGETGLVAHECILDLRELTAKSGVTAEDVAKRLIDFGFHAPTLAFPVPGTLMVEPTESEDLGEIERFIEAMIQIRAEIDEVVAGTYAIEASPLRGAPHPAAVVVSDSWDRAYSREQAAFPSERLRVDKYFPPVSRIDGAFGDRNLVCSCPPIDAYED; encoded by the coding sequence GTGACATCACCAGCACTGTCCGTACCCTTCGCGAACCGCCACATCGGCGTCGCGTCAGACGCCGATCAGCGGGTCATGCTCGACGCGCTCGGGTTTACGAGCCGCGCGGCCCTCGTCGACGCGGCCGTTCCCGCCGCGATCCGCAGCGCGCGCCCGCTCGAACTGCCCGACGCGCTGAGCGAGGAAGAGATCCTCGCCGAGCTTCGCGGCCTCGCATCGCAGAACGTCGTGAAGACGCAGCTCATCGGGCAGGGGTTCTACGGGACTCACACGCCGCCGGTGATTCGCCGCAACGTGCTCGAGAGCCCCTCGTGGTACACGGCATACACGCCCTACCAGCCCGAAATTTCGCAGGGCCGGCTTGAGGCGCTCCTGAACTTTCAGACAATGGTGTCTGACCTGACAGGCCTGCCGGTCGCGAACGCGTCAATGCTCGACGAGGCGTCGTCGGCGGCCGAGGCTGTGCTGCTCATGCGCCGCGCGAACAAGGCGAAGGCAGACGCGAAGACCGTCGTTGACCAGAACCTTTTCCCCCAGACGATCGCCGTCATCCAGGGCCGCGCGGAGGCGCTCGGCTTCGAGGTCGAGGTCGCGGATCTCTCGCAGGGTCTGCCCGACGGCGAGATCTCGGGCATCGTGCTGCAGCAGCCGGGTAACGACGGCGCGGTTGTGGACCACGCAGCGGTGATCAAAGAGGCAAAGGATCGCGGCGCGATGGTCACCGTCGCAGCCGACCTCCTCGCGCTCACGCTCATCACCTCACCCGGCGAGCAGGGCGCCGACATCGCGGTCGGCAACACGCAGCGCTTCGGCGTGCCGCTGTTCTTCGGTGGCCCGCACGCCGCGTTCCTCGCGGTGCGCGAGGGCCTCGAGCGCTCGCTCCCGGGTCGCCTCGTCGGCGTCTCGAAGGATCAGGAGGGTCGCACAGCCTACCGCCTGGCGCTGCAGACCCGTGAGCAGCACATCCGTCGTGAGAAGGCCACGAGCAACATCTGCACCGCGCAGGCGCTCCTCGCGATCACCGCGTCGATGTACGCCGTGTACCACGGCCCAGATGGGCTCAAGCGGATCGCCGAGCGCACGCACGCGCACGCCCGAACGCTCGCCGCGGCCCTCACCGGCGTCGGCGTCGAGCTCACGCGCGACTCCTTCTTCGACACGCTGTGGGCGCGGGTTCCCGGCGTCGCGTCGAAGATCGTCGCCGTCGCTGCAGACGCGGGGCTGAACCTCCGTCTCGTCGACGAGGACACCGTCGGCATCTCGCTCGACGAGACCACGACGGCCCACACCGTCGCGGCGGTCGCCGAGGTCTTCGGCGCGACGGCCCCTGAGGCTGTCGCCGCTGGGGAGTACGCCTTCGCTGCGGAGCTCACCCGCACGAGCGAGTACCTGACACACCCGATCTTCCACGAGGTTCGGTCGGAAACGCAGATGCTGCGCTACCTCCGCCGCCTCGCTGACCGCGATCTCGCGCTCGATCGCACAATGATTCCGCTCGGCTCGTGCACGATGAAGCTCAACTCGACCGCCGAGATGGAATCGATTTCGTGGCCCGAGTTCGCCGGGATCCACCCGTATGTTCCAGCCGATCAGAGCGTCGGCTGGCGCGAGCTCATCGGCCGCCTCGAAAGCTGGCTGCTTGAGATCACCGGCTACGCGGGAATCTCGCTGCAGCCGAACGCCGGCTCGCAGGGCGAGTACGCTGGTCTCCTCGCGATTCGTAGCTACCACCTCGCGAACGGCGACGACGGCCGCGACATCTGCCTCATCCCCGAGTCCGCCCATGGCACCAACGCCGCGTCGGCTGTGCTCGCAGGCATGCGTGTCGTGATCGTGAAGAACACGCCGACCGGCGCGATCGACCTCGACGACCTCGACGCGAAAATCGAGCAGCACGCCGCGGCGCTCTCGGCAATCATGATCACCTACCCCTCGACGTACGGCGTGTACGACGCCGACGTGCGCGACGTCTGCGATCGCGTGCACGCGGCGGGCGGCCAGGTGTACATCGACGGCGCGAACATGAACGCGCTCGTCGGGCTTGGCAAGCCGGGCGAGTTCGGCGGCGACGTCTCGCACCTGAACCTGCACAAGACGTTCGCAATCCCGCACGGTGGCGGTGGTCCGGGAGTCGGCCCGGTCGCCGTCGCTGAGCACCTGAAGCCGTTCCTGCCGGGCAACCCGGCGAGGGGCGCTGGCTCAGCAGGGATCCAGACAACCGACGGCATCCCCGTCGCGGCGACGCTCTTCGGCTCCGCCGGCGTCCTGCCAATCTCGTTCGCGTACGTCGCGATGATGGGCAGTGAGGGGCTCACGCGCGCGACCGAGACTGCGCTGCTCTCGGCAAACTACATCGCCGCGCGCCTCCGCGAGCACTTCCCTGTGCTCTTCACCGGCGAGACCGGCCTTGTCGCGCACGAGTGCATTCTTGACCTGCGCGAGCTCACCGCGAAGTCGGGCGTCACGGCCGAGGACGTGGCGAAGCGTCTTATCGACTTCGGCTTCCACGCGCCGACGCTCGCGTTCCCGGTTCCGGGGACCCTCATGGTCGAGCCGACAGAGTCGGAGGATCTCGGAGAGATCGAGCGGTTCATTGAGGCGATGATCCAGATCCGCGCCGAGATCGACGAGGTCGTCGCTGGCACCTACGCGATCGAGGCATCGCCGCTGCGCGGAGCGCCGCACCCCGCCGCGGTCGTCGTCTCTGACAGCTGGGACCGGGCGTACAGCCGTGAGCAGGCAGCGTTCCCGAGCGAACGTCTGCGCGTCGACAAGTACTTCCCGCCGGTCTCGCGCATTGACGGCGCGTTCGGTGACCGCAACCTAGTCTGCTCCTGCCCGCCCATCGACGCCTACGAGGACTAA
- the gcvT gene encoding glycine cleavage system aminomethyltransferase GcvT, whose translation MTEHTTEQPKRTSLHAEHEKLGASFTDFGGWDMPLKYGSELAEHRAVRETAGLFDLSHMGEVWVSGDDAAAFLNTALVGNFAVTPVGKAKYSLIVNADGGIVDDLIVYRIAETRYLVVPNAGNAPTVARLLTERAEGFAVEVTDASADTALIAVQGPHSEEIVRAVVANDEQRAAATELAYYAWTAVSIAGMDVLLARTGYTGEDGFELYIPAERAPELWQLLLTAGEGHGLTPCGLASRDSLRLEAGMPLYGNELNVDTTPFEANLGGVVSFKKTENFVGRAALEAAKEAGSRRVLVGLKGLGRRAGRGGYAVYSPPSEVTDEAPREIGVITSGQPSPTLGYPIALAKLDAGFAEPGTTVEVDLRGKREPFEVVPLPFYKRGA comes from the coding sequence ATGACTGAGCACACGACTGAGCAGCCGAAGCGCACGTCGCTGCACGCCGAGCACGAGAAACTCGGCGCATCGTTCACCGACTTCGGCGGCTGGGACATGCCGCTGAAGTACGGCAGCGAGCTCGCGGAGCACCGCGCCGTTCGCGAGACCGCAGGCCTGTTCGACCTATCGCACATGGGGGAGGTGTGGGTGTCGGGTGATGACGCCGCCGCCTTCCTGAACACCGCACTCGTGGGAAACTTCGCGGTGACCCCCGTTGGCAAGGCGAAGTACTCGCTCATCGTGAACGCCGATGGTGGCATCGTCGACGACCTCATCGTCTACCGCATCGCTGAGACGCGCTACCTCGTCGTGCCGAACGCTGGCAACGCCCCCACTGTCGCGCGCCTCTTGACCGAGCGCGCCGAGGGCTTCGCGGTGGAGGTCACTGACGCGTCAGCCGACACCGCGCTCATCGCCGTGCAGGGGCCGCACTCCGAGGAGATCGTGCGCGCCGTTGTCGCGAACGACGAGCAGCGGGCTGCTGCCACCGAGCTCGCGTACTACGCCTGGACCGCCGTCTCGATCGCTGGCATGGACGTGCTGCTTGCGCGCACAGGCTACACGGGCGAGGATGGGTTCGAACTCTACATCCCGGCCGAGCGTGCCCCCGAGCTGTGGCAGCTGCTGCTCACCGCAGGCGAGGGCCACGGGCTGACGCCGTGCGGCCTCGCCTCGCGCGACTCGCTCCGCCTCGAGGCGGGCATGCCGCTCTACGGCAACGAGCTCAACGTCGACACGACGCCGTTCGAGGCGAACCTCGGCGGCGTCGTCTCGTTCAAGAAGACCGAGAACTTCGTGGGTCGCGCCGCGCTTGAAGCAGCAAAGGAAGCTGGGTCGCGCCGCGTGCTCGTCGGGCTCAAGGGACTCGGACGTCGCGCAGGTCGCGGCGGCTACGCGGTGTACTCCCCGCCGTCCGAGGTTACTGACGAGGCGCCCCGCGAGATCGGCGTGATCACAAGCGGCCAGCCCAGTCCGACCCTTGGTTACCCGATCGCCCTCGCGAAGCTCGATGCGGGCTTCGCCGAGCCCGGCACGACAGTCGAGGTCGACCTGCGGGGCAAGCGCGAGCCGTTCGAAGTCGTCCCCCTCCCGTTCTACAAGCGCGGCGCGTAG
- the gcvH gene encoding glycine cleavage system protein GcvH: MSQVHAGFRYSEEHEWIDDQSPATVGVSQVAADALGDVVYIELPEAGTQLTAGEVCGEIESTKSVSDLYSPVTGEVVEVNDAVVADPALVNSDPYGAAWLFRVAVTSEGPLLSAEEYAAANDATVA, from the coding sequence ATGAGCCAGGTACACGCAGGATTCCGCTACTCCGAAGAGCACGAGTGGATCGACGATCAGAGCCCCGCAACCGTTGGTGTCAGCCAGGTCGCGGCAGACGCCCTCGGCGACGTTGTCTACATCGAGCTGCCCGAGGCTGGCACGCAGCTCACCGCAGGCGAGGTCTGCGGTGAAATCGAGTCGACGAAGTCGGTTTCTGACCTCTACAGCCCCGTCACTGGCGAGGTCGTAGAGGTCAACGACGCTGTCGTCGCCGACCCCGCGCTCGTGAACAGCGACCCATACGGTGCGGCGTGGCTGTTCCGCGTCGCAGTCACATCTGAGGGCCCGCTGCTCTCGGCTGAGGAGTACGCCGCCGCGAACGACGCAACCGTCGCGTAA
- a CDS encoding L-serine ammonia-lyase yields the protein MAISVFDLFTVGIGPSSSHTVGPMRAGHAFVAGIAARGKLAGVAGLRVDLFGSLAATGHGHGTFTAVLLGLEGFDPETVLPSEVEAALARIEETGELRVGAELGAAANGAEPAIVQFGVADIVLRPLTVLETHTNGMRFAALDAAGEVLDEQTYYSVGGGFIVRDGAEEKILDRLAEQLAEQPYPFTTAAELLVHSESNGLSIAEVMFANELVSRDEESICSGLAHIWDVMEGCKNSALTRTGVLPGGLNVRRRAPEWHRKLSEQDPDRDPVFWQEWINLVALAVNEENASGGRVVTAPTNGAAGIIPAVLFYATHYAPGAATWSPDEKQRVVVDFLLAAAAIGVLFKEQASISGAEVGCQGEVGSASSMAAAGLAQILGGTPQQVENAAEIAMEHNLGLTCDPIGGLVQIPCIERNAIAASKAINAAKMALMGDGEHHVTLDEVIITMRETGKDMSDKYKETARGGLAVNVIEC from the coding sequence GTGGCGATCAGCGTATTCGATCTCTTTACCGTCGGGATCGGGCCATCGAGCTCTCATACCGTCGGGCCGATGCGCGCCGGTCACGCGTTTGTTGCTGGTATCGCAGCGCGCGGCAAGCTTGCCGGGGTGGCCGGGCTGCGGGTGGACCTCTTCGGTTCGCTCGCAGCTACCGGCCACGGGCACGGCACCTTCACCGCAGTGCTGCTCGGGCTTGAGGGATTCGACCCCGAGACTGTGCTGCCGAGCGAGGTCGAGGCCGCGCTCGCCCGCATTGAGGAGACGGGAGAGCTGCGGGTCGGCGCCGAGCTCGGAGCCGCGGCGAACGGCGCCGAGCCGGCGATCGTGCAGTTCGGCGTCGCCGACATTGTGCTTCGCCCGCTGACGGTGCTTGAGACCCACACGAACGGCATGCGGTTCGCGGCGCTCGACGCCGCGGGCGAGGTGCTCGACGAGCAGACCTACTACTCGGTCGGCGGCGGCTTCATCGTGCGCGACGGGGCCGAGGAGAAGATCCTCGACCGCCTCGCAGAGCAGCTCGCCGAGCAGCCTTACCCCTTCACCACGGCGGCTGAGCTGCTCGTGCACAGCGAATCAAACGGGCTGAGCATCGCTGAAGTGATGTTCGCGAACGAACTCGTCAGCCGAGACGAGGAGAGCATTTGCAGCGGCCTCGCCCACATCTGGGACGTGATGGAGGGGTGCAAGAACTCAGCCCTCACCCGCACCGGCGTGCTGCCCGGCGGGCTGAACGTACGCAGGCGAGCGCCTGAGTGGCACCGGAAGCTGAGCGAGCAGGATCCTGACCGCGACCCCGTGTTCTGGCAGGAATGGATCAACCTCGTCGCCCTCGCTGTGAACGAGGAGAACGCGTCTGGTGGTCGCGTCGTCACCGCGCCAACGAACGGTGCGGCGGGGATCATTCCTGCGGTGCTGTTCTACGCGACCCATTACGCGCCAGGCGCCGCGACATGGAGCCCGGACGAGAAGCAGCGCGTCGTCGTCGATTTCCTGCTCGCCGCGGCAGCAATTGGTGTGCTGTTCAAAGAGCAGGCGTCGATCTCTGGTGCAGAGGTGGGGTGCCAGGGCGAGGTCGGTTCTGCCTCCTCCATGGCGGCAGCTGGCCTCGCGCAGATCCTTGGGGGTACGCCGCAGCAGGTCGAGAACGCCGCAGAGATTGCGATGGAGCACAACCTCGGGCTGACGTGCGACCCGATCGGCGGGCTCGTGCAGATCCCGTGCATCGAGCGCAACGCGATCGCGGCATCGAAGGCGATCAACGCGGCGAAGATGGCGCTCATGGGTGACGGAGAACACCACGTCACGCTCGACGAGGTCATCATCACGATGCGCGAGACAGGCAAAGACATGAGCGACAAGTACAAGGAGACCGCGCGCGGCGGGCTTGCTGTGAACGTCATCGAGTGCTGA